Proteins encoded by one window of Syntrophobacterales bacterium:
- a CDS encoding endonuclease domain-containing protein, translating to MPDFDCLEKRYCCVDGGQPLAGEHDKIRDKRLHATGFFLFGLWDNGVLQNIDAVIGAILTPSPPRPSP from the coding sequence GTGCCGGACTTTGATTGTCTGGAAAAACGGTATTGTTGCGTAGATGGCGGGCAACCTCTTGCAGGCGAGCACGATAAAATTCGTGACAAACGCTTGCATGCAACCGGATTTTTTCTATTTGGATTATGGGACAATGGAGTGTTACAAAATATCGACGCGGTAATCGGGGCAATCCTGACCCCATCCCCACCCCGGCCCTCCCCTTGA
- a CDS encoding GIY-YIG nuclease family protein: MANKQYYVYIMASKRDGMLYVGVTSDLTGRVYAHKNDLVDGFTNKYHIHNLVYFEVTEDINSAIAREKQLKKWNRSWKIALLEKNNGSM; encoded by the coding sequence ATGGCGAACAAACAATACTATGTGTACATCATGGCAAGTAAACGAGATGGAATGCTTTATGTCGGTGTTACGTCTGATCTAACAGGAAGGGTTTACGCCCACAAAAATGATTTGGTAGATGGTTTTACAAATAAATACCACATCCATAACCTTGTTTATTTCGAGGTTACGGAGGATATAAATAGTGCCATAGCACGGGAAAAACAGCTTAAAAAGTGGAACAGATCATGGAAAATTGCTTTACTTGAAAAGAATAATGGTTCTATGTGA
- a CDS encoding endonuclease domain-containing protein, with translation MTDAEISLRQRLCRRQLAGCKFRRQHPFPGLCAGL, from the coding sequence ATGACCGATGCCGAAATCAGCTTACGGCAACGGTTATGCAGGCGGCAATTGGCGGGCTGCAAATTCCGCCGCCAACACCCCTTTCCCGGATTATGTGCCGGACTTTGA